The DNA sequence TCAGCAAATCATTCTGCAGTCGCAATTCCTGTACATACAAAATATACAGGTCCTTTCAAGGTTAGATTTGAAAACCATTGGAAACAACTTCATGGCTGATAAAAATGTGATGCCGCCCAAAAGAAGCAAAGTAAATAGAAAACGCGACTCATGTGGATGCACTCTTCTTGAAGTCGAGTGTAAAGAGCAGTCCTAAATAGCCGTGAAATCACTCAAGTTGTCAGCTTTATTGTTTTCCACTATCTCCAATCCAGTTACGCAGTAGCGTAGGACCATCTTCGAAGCATCCACGGTCATGTGTTCTACTACGACAAACATATCTACTGTCCTTCCTACTAATACAAAATGGAATTCAACTTCAACTTCGAGCTCAAGCTTCAAATCAAAATTCCTTCGAAGTTGACCCAGAGCCGAACTCGAGCCACGAAACACTTGAACGAGTCGAGCTCGGTCAAAACTCAGTTCGAACCGAGTCAGAGCATCGACCCGTCCCATCCAAGTGAAGCCAAAAGCCAAAACGCATCAGAGAGAGGAAAATTGAACCTTCGTCGACGCTGGCATTGGAGTGTGCTCGGGAGGTAGGGGTGACGGAGCGTCTGGAGCCCGGAGGTTTGGGGCGATTGTTCTGTCCCAGGCTCGCGTTGCCGTTACTTCTCGCCGTCGTCGACGACgaagcagcagcagaagaagcagaagaggaGCCATGAGAGCTGTTGCTCGCTCTCTGACCGTGGTGGGGTGCTCTCGAACCAAAGCTCGCGGCCATCGCCTTCGCAATCGCGAGACGCCTTCCCTCCCTTCAGGGCACGCTCATCTCGCGGAGAGCAAAATGAGGAATGCGGGCTCCCGGGACGAAGACTCGGTTAGCGCCCGACAGCCTTGTCGAAGTACTTCAACGATTTGAACCGGtcgcagagagagggagagagagattgaggcCGTCacgacgagagagagagagagagagattgtcaCTGTGTGTGCGTGGAGGGACGGCAGGATTTTGTATGGAGTCAGAGACAGGGACGACGATCGATCATCTTCATGGCGCTACGCGATTATTCATTTgttttgaaaattcgaaaaggCACTACCTACTGTTCTAGCGACAGACAACGAGGTAACGCTCGCCCGTGTCTGCGGGTACGTGGTGGGGGTCCCACAAATCAGAAGCGATGTTTCTTTCAACGCGGTAAGGCTAGGATGCACGGCAGAGAAGCTTTTTCGATGCCGTCAGTCCCCATCCGTCGTCAGCAAGTCGGCCTTTCCATCGTTTTAGCCGGGGATACGGAGTATAATCGGTAATCAGCGGAATTCGGTCCGGTTCTAGATTCTAGGATGtacgaaatatttttcagatttcaaaaattaaaaaattaattctgatgagcagtttttttttaaaatttttttttttatatctttgcaCGATCTCATCATATTTTATTACATCCGATAATGAGTATGTAATCTAGAGACACCAATTTGAATTTCCATTTTCGACAATATTCATGACTAAtgcttttattttgttgatattttatattatttgtgtatctaaatatgagttatgatcGGCGCATTATAACATCAAGTTACGTATAATGATATTATGCAATCACTCAGTTAATAACTCATATAGAATCTAGGTAGACCCTAGCACCTGTGATATGGTAGGAACTTCCAAGTTCCATAGTATGTTCTAGCttctaaaaattgaagaatcgtTTTTGACGACCATATTTCGGGATCCGGATAAAACCTATACCAACCCCGAAATCGCTCATCTTAATTTTAGTGACAGATCGGTTGGAATGCACGTCACACACGGGCTACGCCAATGGTCGACGCATCACAACAATTGTGTGATAGATGCGTAAAttacttttctaattttcgaTGGGGCCATCGATGTTTCCTCTATGAATGTGAAAATAAGAAGGAAGCTGATCCAAAACCCAATATGCACTATGTCCCATGTCCCGATTTTCGGGTGTGTCATCGGGCATTCGGGTGAAGTCTTACCCAACGTTGGAGTGCTTCTGTCAAGAGGAGTCATCGGTACTAAATTTTACCTTAGACATATTATaggaaaaaatgtcaaaaaggtcctaaacatattgtattagTACCGATTCAGTTGTAaactttcaattggatcaatttagtccgaaACATTTTTATGTTggtatcaatttaattcatccGATTAATTTGGGCTGAAAGCTgctcatataaatgcatgtcatCCGATGCGGCACGAATGGCCgatatggacatttttttaatattttttactgttttatgtaatttttaGATTAAACTAGTCGAATGTACTCAATTGGTACTAATATTAAAAGGTCGAaaattaaattggttcaattgaaaggtaTATAATTGAATTAGTATTAATACAATACTTTTATGGCTTTTTGTACGAACATATGTTATCGCATTCACATTATATGTAATCTTGGAGTTACCAAAGAAGGAAATGTAATCTATGGATAAAAAAAGTCGTGGGCTTGATTATAATAACTACACTAACGTGTATTAAAACATACAAACTTGTTTATTGCAGGCCATGGGCAGAATGCTTGAAAGTCAAACATATTTCCTAATGGCATGGCTATATCCAGATTGATCATCGTAGTATCTTGACCACAGCATTACGCCTCCATACTCAGGATATCGTTGAACGCCCGGAAGAACTTCAGACAGGAGATCGCTGACCGAAATGAAGCCGCTGCCGGCTGCATCAGGGGACGCCGGCAGTCCCAAGAAGATTTGCTTTGCGGGAATGGTGATCCACTGCTTCCAAGCATCTTCAAGGTTGCCGATGGCGGAGGAATTGTATTGGCATGGAGGGTTGTTGTAGAACTGGACCCAGACATAGTCGAACAAACCGGTCTCGAGAGCACCTCCGAGCCAAGCGTCGGGGTAAGGGCACTGAGGAGCTGCGGTCAGACAGACCCTGCTACCGTTTTCACTGTATTTGGATAAGTAGGTTGTGAGATCGTCGAAGTGCGCATTGGACCCTCCTTCGATATCGAAGTCCACGCCATCCAGGACGGCGTCGCCGAGAGGGCGAAGCGACGAATGGCCTCCCAAGAAGTTGTTCCAGATGTAAGCCGCGATTTCCTCAGCGTCTTGCTTGGAGGCTATTGGGGGACTCCCTTTGTCTCCCCGGAGAGAAATCATCACCTTTATGCCCCTGGCTTGGCAGGACTCGATATCAGAGCTCAAACCCACGCAACCATTGACGGTCGGGTCACAGTGACCGGCGAGATTGATCATGGGCGGATGACCATCGCCGAAAGTCGGGAGAAAAGCTATGTTGACAAAGTCGTAGTTGCCGGTGGCGCAAGTCTCTTCCAAGGTACCTTCGTTTCCATTCTGGCCCCAATATGTCGCAATTCCTCCGGCATTACCGCCAACAACTGACATAAGAATGCATGAGCAGAGAATTGCGAAATCTACTGCAGATTCCCCCTTCATCTTGCTCCAAGCCCAGATGCTTTAATGTGAAGTTTCTTCACTTGAAACAATCTTTGAGATGTTTCCAGTTTGTTTGTTCAAGGGATTGAGGACATTAGGGTTTTATATCCCAGAACGACCGACGTTTTGTGCTCTCACATTAGATTACGTACCTTATCATGCAATTGAGTCCCATAATCTATTTCACTGCGATGGTTGTGGATTCACGTAGATGCTTTAGTTTATGTAAGTggtgaaaaaaaagggaagacgATGAACTTCTTGCACTCGCCATCTATCTCCTTTCTAGTTTAGCATTCCTCTTCCTTTGGTTGTTGTCACCTACGTTGATGTCTTGCTGTTTGTCTGCATGTACAAGTTGTTTTGGCATTGTTGGATCGTTCCATTCACCTTGCTAAAGACATTGCCAAAGCTACAAGTGAAATGAATGTCTTATGGGTAGTTTTCAATTTGTATTCTTGTTTCGCAGGTGAGGCAAGATATATATGACTTCTTATTCTATTTGCATCTGACTAGATCCATTAGATAAGTACGTAAGGTGGGATTCATCTTGTCATAAATGAAAAACTATAATCACTTTCTATGATTATGGacctgaattttattttatttttcatattgataGGATGTCcgggactcttttttttttttttacaatagaTGTTCGGGACTCTTTGGGATGTTGGAAAAATCCCTTATTATGTTTTGACAatgatgacaaaataatcaaagactATTAATGCATTTATTAGTTGAGTAGAACAAGCTGTTATGCAAATGGGGTCCTAACAAGACGTTTAAAGGTCATGAGTTTTCAATGAAAGGTGAACAAAGCATTGGGCATACGGGTGTTTACAAGCTGGAGGTATCTAAGTAGAAGATAAACAAGCCTAGAACGGATAGTTCGGTAAAGCTTGGAAGTACCATAAATAGGTAAACAACAAGGTAGAGTCACAATTGCCAATATGCTTAGAGGATGCAAAAGATAGAAGCTAAAATGAAGTTGACGTACTTTGCCTATATCAAAGGTATCCGAGGATGAAGTGAAACTCTGACCCTAAACGAACCTTTATGGAGGTGAATAAGTCATGAAGAATGGGAAGTTTGTGGATACTTGGAGATAGCAGACAAGATGAACAGTTATACAGTCTTAGATCACTCAGATACCGAGGAAGACTAATGAGAAGAAGCTGGATATAAGAAGAATATTGCCAAAGACTAATATAAGTAGAAGCTTGGTGAAAGTATGATACCATCGGATAACTGGATAATCAGAATTGTTAATATAACCGGAGTACTCAAACAACCGACAACAACAATCTTGTCATGAACTTCAAGatcattagtttgagatattcTATCTCATCCCTTTACAgcttgcgatttggtatggattcCTTATTTAGAAGATTTTGATTGACCATCAATCTTAAAGATTATGTACATGAATTGCATAGATGTCTTGATTGATTAATAATCATCCCGAAGCCAAGATACTTTCCATAACCGAACCACTTTACTTTTGGCAATAAAAATTTGAGTGTATGTGCGACCAAATCTGACTAACTTTGGCCACTAATTAATCTTCTCAACAATTGTCCAACAGTCAATTCGGAGATTGATCCTCTTGAAGATTGGCCAATGAGAAGTTTTGATGATGATCAGTATAAAAGGAGATTAAGACGTCCAAGAAGTAGAAAGATCAAGAGTTCATATATTCAAATTTAGAGAGGGCTTTTCATTTAACATCTGTCTTCTCCGAACATTCAAATTGTAATCTTTCTAGAAATATTGGTAGTGTAATAGTTTGTACTTAGATGTGAGTTAGTAAGACGTATCAATTTGGATATAAGCAGCACCAATTTCGAGAAGAAGTGCTTGAGTATAAGCGGCACATTCTACTAAAATTTCAAGGAGATTTTCAGTGGAATCTAGCCATTACATTGTTAGTGTGCGAGGGTGGATGTTTACTTTCTCCAAGCTAAACTACTATAAAGCTATgcatcattctctattttctctaTCTATATTCATTTATTGTCTAATAGAAGCGCAATGCACTGTTCGATAAAAGTAGATTCTGCTTATATTAACACATTGTTTTACCCAATCACACTTATATCAAATTTGATGACACACTATTCTACTCGGTCACACTTATATCAAACTTTACTCTTTTAATTCCGTGGTACTTTGTCAAGTTTCTTTAAATCACATATGCACCACATTTTGGGTGATACTATTAGCGAACATCATGAGAATTCAGTTCTTCCCTGACCGTATGACAGTCGTCGTGTCTTGTACATACCCAATAATTACAACAGACAAATAAATCTCTATTTTTGGAGGTGACTCGAGAGGACATGGTAACTCGAATCCTAGTGTTGAACGAGCAGGACGAGTATGCTTGCTACTTGAATGCAATCCCTCGCTGTTGGACATGAAATTGGTTGAATGGGAGTGTTATTAACATTAAGTGTTTTCTGAAAAGATTAGCTGAATCGGCTAATTAAtatttccaaataaaaaatacaatttccTAGattaaaaagggaagaaaaacacatagagtgtcaatatttgtgtacggcattcactttagtgccaataattttttttttatcacttaagtgccaaaatcaGTGAAAAACAATCagttaagtgccaattccaaccaaaaatgatcacttaagtgccaataatgccaaacaatacacgtggcatttttaattaattttttaatattatgtgaaattttttttaaaaaaaagtcagacCACATGGCattagcaattttttaaaaaaaatagtccaCAATGGACACCATGTGTAAtatcattttacaaaataagctaaaatattttaaaaaattgaattaaattttaaaaatttggatGAGGGCTTGAGCCCTCGCCGTCATCGCCGGCAATGGCTGGCGACGGGTGGGGGTTGGTTGGTCGGAGTCGGTGACCCCCTGCCATTGGCCGGCGGGGTGAGGGTTAGCGAGGGCCAGAAGCCCTCGGCGGACCAGCCCTCGCCGTTGTAGCtcatcttgattttttgttactttttttttgttatttagtcAATTTTGCAATTACAAATGCTgaagttatgatttttttaggtattttttaaaattattttcatttttttttcaatttttagcttattaggtggaattttttaattaagttttgacttttttattgctgattgggATTCCCGACATACCACGTATGCGCCACATATGATTTCCATCAAGTCGCATCGGACTTGTcactaaaataatcattttcaaaaaaactggcacttaagtgataaaaaaaaattattaacactaaagtgagtgtcgtatACAAACATTGACACTCTAGGTATTCTTCCGCCGattaaaaaggagaagagacTAAGAGGACAAACAAAATGTGAAATTGGAAGTGATTACTGTGTATTTGTACGGCTGGTTATTTCGTCCTTGAATACGTGGCATCGAGGTTTATGTAGGAGGACGACATAGCATTCATATCTAAATATAGTTCATAGACAAAAATGATTCTGTCAACACCTCTTATGCTGCTTGTTCTAAAAATCTTAGAACTTGtctcaattttgcattttaatcctaaaattttgatttatttcatttgattcctaaaatttgcaaaaaaaattgcaaattaggcATCTGCTAGTTGAGTTACTTTTCTTCGGATAGAaagtacgttttttttttttttcaagttgcaaatcaattttttcatcCTACGTGATCCTTTTCTATGGTAACTCTCGCGAACTTAGGTCACTGCATGCGCACATCATGATTTGCCAGAGGAGCTCGGCAAATGGAAGAGGGTATAATTTGATAGCAAAAGTGCTTTGTGGGTGAAATCGAAGAACTTTCAATACGTCGATTTCCCACTACTACTACAACAATCAGAAGAAGGGACTTGGGATTTGCGATCCCAGGTAACATCGGTTCAGGATCATGGGACATATGTGGCCACATTGTTTccatataaaaatgaagtaacataaaacaaaggaaaatgttttcctaacgGTATATCATGGACtttacaatctcaaccgtagatctaTATATCAACAtcgcgtgttttgtataaagtgctcat is a window from the Rhodamnia argentea isolate NSW1041297 chromosome 8, ASM2092103v1, whole genome shotgun sequence genome containing:
- the LOC115755301 gene encoding hevamine-A-like, yielding MKGESAVDFAILCSCILMSVVGGNAGGIATYWGQNGNEGTLEETCATGNYDFVNIAFLPTFGDGHPPMINLAGHCDPTVNGCVGLSSDIESCQARGIKVMISLRGDKGSPPIASKQDAEEIAAYIWNNFLGGHSSLRPLGDAVLDGVDFDIEGGSNAHFDDLTTYLSKYSENGSRVCLTAAPQCPYPDAWLGGALETGLFDYVWVQFYNNPPCQYNSSAIGNLEDAWKQWITIPAKQIFLGLPASPDAAGSGFISVSDLLSEVLPGVQRYPEYGGVMLWSRYYDDQSGYSHAIRKYV